A genome region from Euzebyales bacterium includes the following:
- a CDS encoding ABC transporter ATP-binding protein, with product MLTVDDLAAGYGESIAVSGVSLHVDEGEVIAVIGSNGAGKTTLLRAICGLLPTRSGTVTYDGDRLTGVPAHRVARRGVAYVPAERHLFGGMSVRENLELGAYPDRPDRQRMDLVFELFPRLADRTAQHASTMSGGEQQMLAVGRALMSRPRLLMLDEPTTGLAPVLAEETYASLKVLRAEGLTVLVAEQQVPLALDLADRGYVIEDGVIQLEGPASQLQGNPKVRRAYLGIA from the coding sequence ATGCTGACGGTTGACGACCTCGCGGCCGGCTACGGCGAGAGCATCGCGGTGTCGGGCGTGAGCTTGCACGTCGACGAGGGCGAGGTCATCGCGGTGATCGGGTCCAACGGCGCGGGCAAGACGACCCTGTTGCGCGCGATCTGTGGCCTGCTGCCGACCAGGTCGGGCACCGTGACCTACGACGGCGACCGCCTCACCGGTGTCCCGGCCCACCGCGTCGCGCGGCGAGGCGTGGCCTACGTGCCGGCGGAGCGCCACCTGTTCGGCGGCATGTCGGTGCGCGAGAACCTCGAGCTCGGCGCCTACCCCGACCGGCCCGACCGGCAGCGCATGGACCTGGTCTTCGAGCTGTTCCCGCGCCTGGCGGACCGCACAGCGCAGCACGCCAGCACCATGAGCGGCGGCGAGCAGCAGATGCTCGCCGTCGGCCGCGCGCTGATGTCCCGGCCGCGCCTGCTGATGCTGGACGAGCCCACGACCGGGCTGGCACCGGTGCTGGCCGAGGAGACCTACGCGTCCCTGAAGGTCCTGCGCGCCGAGGGTCTGACGGTGCTGGTCGCGGAGCAGCAGGTGCCGCTGGCGCTGGACCTCGCCGACCGCGGCTACGTGATCGAGGACGGCGTGATCCAGCTCGAGGGCCCCGCGTCCCAGCTGCAGGGCAACCCCAAGGTCCGTCGCGCCTATCTGGGGATCGCGTAG